CAGATGCCTTGGACTTGTGAGAGTCGTTCCAGTCGAGGTTTGGGATTACCTGGCCAGGGTTCCACCAGGATGGTGCCCACTTCCACAAATCCCACGCCGAGTCGTTCGATGCCGTTGAGTGCGGTAGCGTTTTTATCGAAACCTGCAGCAATGCCTACACAGTTGCGAAAGGTTAAGCCGTTCCACGTAAACGGATCATGTATCGTTTTAGCCCAGCGAACAGGCAGCTTCAGCAGTTGCAGGCCAGCTGCATGGGCGATTTCTGGAGGTAGGCATCGAATCAGGGGGCCAGCAAGATGATACATACTCACATTGTATAGCTGTGAATCATCAACGGGCTTCGTTCATGCGTGAGAACAATCGCTTGGCATTTCCGGTAGTCAATGCATCAAGCTCCTGCAAGCTGATGCCACGAGTATCAGCAACACATTGTGCCGTATGCATCACATGAGCTGGTTCGTTTTTCTTGATCACACCACGTAACGGCACCGGCGTAAGGTACGGTGCATCCGTTTCTACCAGAATACGGTCAGCAGGCACTTGAGCAGCATAGCTACGCAGCTTGTCAGCATTCTTGTAGGTCACCACACCTGAAAACGACAGGTACAATCCCATTTCCAGGCAGGCATCACCAAAAGTCGGACTTCCAGAGAAGCTGTGCATCACACCCAATATCGGGCCTTGCAGTTCGTACTCCTGCTTCAGCATCTTCAGCATGTCGCCATCCGCTTCCCGGCAATGAATCACCACAGGTAGCCCTGTTTTTCTCGATAACTCCAGATGCCTGCTGAAGTAATCCTGCTGCAACGGGAACGGAGTGTTGTCCCAATAACGATCCAGACCTGTTTCGCCCAGCGCCACCACGCGAGGTTCATCCACCAGTTTCACCACGCCTTCCCAATCTCTAGGTTGAGCTTCCTGTCCATAATTGGGATGAATACCCACGCTGGCAAAAACG
The DNA window shown above is from Planctomycetia bacterium and carries:
- a CDS encoding TatD family hydrolase is translated as MIDTHVHLDDDKLRGEVAAVVERAHSAGVLNMISIATSYGSARQCVQLAQSFSGVFASVGIHPNYGQEAQPRDWEGVVKLVDEPRVVALGETGLDRYWDNTPFPLQQDYFSRHLELSRKTGLPVVIHCREADGDMLKMLKQEYELQGPILGVMHSFSGSPTFGDACLEMGLYLSFSGVVTYKNADKLRSYAAQVPADRILVETDAPYLTPVPLRGVIKKNEPAHVMHTAQCVADTRGISLQELDALTTGNAKRLFSRMNEAR